Proteins from a single region of Chloroflexota bacterium:
- a CDS encoding YebC/PmpR family DNA-binding transcriptional regulator encodes MAGHSKWAQIKRQKAANDAKRGQLYTKLGREITVAARDGGGDPETNFRLRLAIQRAKDANMPADTIERAVKRGSGELEDAARLEDINYEGYGPGGAAFFIEALTDNRNRTVAELRNVLARGGGNLGESGSVAWMFDTRGQIIIELNGSDPDEAMLESIELGAEDVQEEEGTLVVITLIEQLEAVRRGMEEGGYTVDSAELTRVPKTMSEPETDKATQSMRLIEQVEDLDDVQKVYTNLELTDELMVAFSTNSALSG; translated from the coding sequence ATGGCAGGACATTCAAAATGGGCGCAAATCAAGCGCCAAAAGGCAGCCAACGACGCAAAACGAGGGCAGCTCTATACGAAATTGGGTCGCGAAATCACGGTGGCCGCCCGAGATGGCGGCGGCGATCCGGAGACGAACTTTCGCTTGCGCCTGGCTATTCAGCGGGCGAAAGACGCCAATATGCCCGCTGATACCATCGAGCGCGCCGTCAAGCGTGGCAGCGGCGAGCTCGAAGACGCCGCTCGGCTGGAGGATATCAACTATGAGGGTTATGGGCCGGGAGGCGCGGCTTTCTTCATCGAGGCGCTGACGGACAATCGAAACCGCACAGTTGCAGAGCTCCGCAACGTGCTGGCACGTGGGGGTGGCAATCTGGGCGAATCCGGTAGTGTGGCGTGGATGTTCGACACCCGAGGACAGATCATCATCGAACTCAACGGCAGCGACCCGGACGAGGCTATGCTGGAGTCTATTGAACTGGGCGCGGAAGACGTGCAGGAAGAAGAAGGCACGCTGGTTGTGATTACCCTCATCGAGCAACTTGAAGCCGTGCGCCGAGGCATGGAAGAGGGTGGTTACACGGTGGATAGTGCTGAGTTAACTCGCGTTCCTAAGACCATGTCGGAACCGGAAACCGACAAGGCTACCCAGTCTATGCGGCTTATCGAGCAGGTGGAAGACCTCGACGACGTCCAGAAGGTCTACACAAATCTTGAGTTGACCGACGAATTGA